Proteins encoded within one genomic window of Desulfurispira natronophila:
- the dnaB gene encoding replicative DNA helicase, producing MMEASAVKVPPHSTESEHAVLGSCIVDDKAMAKVVEILTADDFYLEGHRYIYSALIELFNHGHAIDYITLSDQLSKRKQLEFCGGLEYLINLAERVVTSANVAYYARIVKEKSVCRQLIEAGTEIVEKGYDGDQDSEYLLDYVENRIFHISQGRANKSFHHIYDITKDALLRIESIYEKQSKITGVTTGFVDLDDKTSGFQPSDLIIIAGRPAMGKTAFALSLTQNASYERNGSNKVAIFSLEMSKEQLVMRLMCSEAQVDASRVRSGQLAREDWSSLAQATGVLSNLEIYIDDTPGISVLEIRAKARRLAAEKGLDMLIVDYLQLVGGTIKESREQQISEISRSLKGLAKELNIPVLALSQLNRSVEQRVDKRPMPSDLRESGAIEQDADIIMFIYRDVVYHPDTTEPNVAEIIIGKQRNGPTGTVKLVFREQFTRFENMAKSYQQEY from the coding sequence ATGATGGAAGCTTCGGCAGTTAAGGTCCCCCCCCATAGTACCGAGTCAGAGCACGCCGTACTTGGCTCTTGCATCGTTGACGACAAGGCCATGGCCAAGGTAGTTGAGATTCTAACCGCAGACGATTTCTACCTTGAGGGTCACCGATATATCTACAGTGCCCTTATTGAGCTATTTAACCACGGACACGCTATCGACTACATAACGCTTTCCGACCAACTATCCAAACGCAAACAACTCGAGTTCTGCGGAGGGCTGGAGTATCTTATTAATCTGGCTGAACGTGTGGTAACCAGTGCTAACGTGGCTTACTACGCCCGCATTGTCAAAGAGAAGTCCGTGTGTCGCCAGCTGATAGAAGCAGGTACGGAAATAGTTGAAAAGGGTTACGATGGTGATCAGGACTCTGAATACCTCCTGGATTATGTGGAAAACCGGATTTTCCACATAAGTCAGGGGCGAGCCAACAAGAGCTTTCACCACATCTATGATATTACCAAAGATGCCCTGCTGCGCATTGAGTCCATATACGAAAAGCAGTCCAAAATCACTGGTGTAACTACTGGCTTTGTTGACTTAGACGACAAAACCAGTGGTTTTCAGCCGTCAGATCTTATTATTATTGCTGGTCGCCCGGCCATGGGGAAAACTGCCTTTGCACTGAGTCTCACTCAAAACGCATCTTATGAGCGCAACGGCAGCAATAAGGTGGCAATATTCTCCTTGGAAATGAGTAAAGAGCAGTTGGTAATGCGTCTTATGTGCTCAGAAGCTCAGGTGGACGCCAGCCGGGTTCGCAGTGGTCAGTTGGCGCGAGAAGACTGGTCGTCTCTGGCTCAAGCCACGGGTGTACTCTCCAATCTTGAGATATACATTGACGATACCCCCGGGATATCCGTACTTGAGATACGAGCCAAGGCTCGTCGACTCGCTGCCGAGAAGGGCCTAGATATGCTTATCGTCGACTACCTGCAACTAGTTGGGGGTACTATCAAGGAAAGCCGAGAGCAACAGATTTCAGAAATTTCTCGTTCGCTTAAAGGCCTGGCCAAAGAGCTTAATATTCCTGTACTGGCTCTGAGTCAGCTTAACCGCAGCGTGGAGCAGCGTGTTGATAAACGCCCTATGCCCTCCGACCTGCGTGAGTCCGGTGCCATCGAGCAGGATGCCGACATCATCATGTTTATTTATCGCGATGTAGTTTATCACCCAGACACGACAGAACCTAATGTTGCAGAAATAATTATTGGAAAACA
- the rplI gene encoding 50S ribosomal protein L9, with protein MKVIFLQNVSGKAKAGDVKDVNPGYARNFLFKKNLAVEATAENLAQLDEQRELQRQREAEELATAKALAEAVKKLEILKFTRPCGDKGKLFGAVTSADIADELGKQGINLDKKQIKLPQNIKSLGKHVAQLRLHPDVKLEMELQVFEES; from the coding sequence ATGAAGGTTATATTTTTACAGAACGTCAGCGGCAAGGCCAAGGCCGGAGATGTCAAAGATGTCAACCCCGGTTACGCCCGAAATTTCTTATTCAAGAAAAACCTGGCAGTCGAAGCCACGGCTGAAAATCTTGCTCAGTTGGATGAGCAACGAGAGTTGCAACGACAGCGAGAAGCTGAAGAACTCGCAACTGCCAAGGCACTGGCTGAAGCCGTAAAAAAGTTAGAAATTTTAAAATTTACCCGCCCCTGCGGTGACAAGGGTAAGCTTTTTGGCGCTGTCACTTCTGCTGATATCGCCGATGAGCTTGGCAAGCAAGGTATAAATCTCGACAAAAAACAGATCAAGTTACCCCAAAATATCAAAAGTTTGGGCAAACATGTAGCGCAATTGCGCCTGCACCCGGATGTGAAGCTTGAGATGGAGCTACAGGTATTTGAAGAGTCATGA